The Prosthecobacter sp. SYSU 5D2 nucleotide sequence CGGCAGATTTTTACAATTTTAATGACCAGTTCCTCTATTTCACCGCCTATGACCCGACCAATGGCCGGGAACTGTGGCGCATGAACCCGGCCCTGGCATCCGACATTTACATCCAGACAGAGAACGGACCGACTTCCGGCCTGCCAGGAACGACCTCAGCAGGTTCGCCGATTGGGATGACCTTCATGCCAACTTTCGAGTCGAATGTCACCAACCCCTATATTTATTTTGCCGCCCGCAACGCTACCATTGGCCGTGAGATCTTCAGGACCGACGGCCAGGGCTCATATGAACCCAAAAGCGATGTTGCCCCGGGCAACCTGGACGCGGATCCAAGGTCGTTTACAGTGATGTCCGTGGCCGGACAGAACTATTTGTTCTTTGCAGCCAATGACCGCAGCGGCGGCGGTGAGGAGCTCTACCGTTCGGATGGCAACACATCCGTTCTGATGAGAAACATCGCCACAGACCAAACCACGCCTGGTCCTTCAGACTTCACCGTGATGGCCAACTTGCTGTTTTTCACTGCTGACGCCGGAGCCGGCCGCGCCCTTTACCGGACCGCAGGTCAGCCAGGAACAAACAACACGAACATTGTGTCCGGCTCCACGCCAGGATCCAATCCGCAGAACCTGACACCTTTCGACGGCGACGAGACGAAACTGGTGTTTACTGCCCTGAATGCAAACAACCGGCTGGGCCTTTACTACCTGCCTGTTCTTGAAGACATCCCCGTGCTGCTGGCCGATTTTGGTGTAGGTGCCCTGGCCAGCAGCTTCATTGTGGACAACGGTGAAGAAGAAGATCCGGATGATAACCGGATTTATTTTTTGGTGAATGGCTCTGAACTGTGGGTCACGGATGGAAATGCATCGGGCACCTTAATGGTGAAAGATTTCCAGGATGGCAGCTCCAGCTCTTTCCCTTCCAATTTTGCCACTTTGGGCAATTCAACAACGGCCTTCTTTTCAGCTAACAACGGCCTCAATGGCCGCGAATTGTGGAAGTCCGACGGAACAGCCAACGGGACATCCATGGTCCGTGACATCCGGACAGGACTGGCAAGCTCCGACCCGACGAACATCACTACCTCCGGAAGCTGGGCCTTCTTTTCTGCAGCAGCCCAGAGCAACAACCGGGAGCTGTGGATGTCTGACGGCACCAGCCTGGGCACACAGATCGTCATCGCAAACAACAATCAGGAGATCAATCCGTCAGGCGCCAGTGACCCTTTGCATCTCACGGATCTTGATGGCGTCCTTTACTTCTCTGCAATCAGCGCCAACTTCGGACGGGAACCCTGGCGCACGGATGGAACCCTGGCCGGCACCACCCGGATTGCAGACTTGGTGCCTGGGAACGGCAGTTCGGATCCGGAGCAGTTCGTGAGATACAGAGGTGCGGTTTACTTTGTCTCAACGGCGCTGGGCCAGGGCATACGGCTGCGGAGTGAAGCCACCCCTAACATCCCCATTCAGGATGCCCTCTTCCCCAACACGGCAGGACCGGTGAATCCCAAGGAACTGCTGGTGATGGGCACCACCACCACCAGCCAGCGGATGTATTTTGCCGCAGAATTTCCCGGACGGGGAAGAGAACTGTGGAGAAGTGATGGCACCAACGTGGGCACAGAGTGCTTTGACATCAATGCAGGTGGAGGCAACTCCAACCCTGAGCAGCTGACTGTGGTAGGCAATGCGCTGTTTTTCGTCGCCAATACGGGTGGCCCCGGCGGAACGGGGCTGACGACGGGCCGGGAACTGTTCCGAAGCGGCGGCAGCCTGGCCACAACGAAAATTCTCAAAGACATCGTGGTGGGGGAAGGCAGCTCGAATCCTGAACAGTTGACTGAAGTGGATGGAAAGCTTTTTTTCACGGCTCAGACGCCCACTAATGGCCGGGAACTTTGGGTCAGCAACGGCTCTGCTGCAGGGACGGTCATGGTCAAAGACATCATTGAGGGAACAGGAAGCCCTGATATCCAGGGCATGACCAACGTGGATGGCATTTTGGTGTTTTCCGCAGACGATGGAATCAATGGCCGGGAAGTTTGGATTTCTGATGGAACTGCCGAAGGAACCACGATGCTGGAAAACCTGGCTCCAGCCAGCGCCTCCTCCAATCCCACTGATTTCACCCCCTTCCAGGGGCAGCTGCTTTACGTCGCCGCTGATCCGGAAGCCGGCGTGGAGCCACGCACAGGTTTCATCGGTTCCAATATTCAGGTGAAACAGGGAGAGACCATTCTGGCTGAGAATGACGTGGTGACTTTCCCCGGCGTGCTGGCCATGAAGGAAAAATCTGCGCCGCTGGAACTGACGATTGAAAACACGGGGATCAATACCCTGAGCAACATCAAAATCGTGATCAGCGGTGCGAACAAAACGGAGTTCAAGCTCACAGCACCTAAGGCGGACAAATCCGTCACCAAAGACGAGAGCACCGTCTTCGGAGTCATGTTTGCCCCTAAAGAAGGCGGCGTGCGTGAAGCCACCCTGTCCATTTTCAGCAATGACGGTGATACCAATCCCTTTGTTCTGACACTGCGTGGCAATGGTGACAAGGACCCCTACATCTCAGCCCATCCGGGCTCCCAGATGGCGTATGTCGGGGAATCGGCCAGCTTCACTGCGACAGCGACCTCTGACGAGGCTGACACGCTGACGGCCCAGTGGAGAAAAAAATCTGCCAAACTCGGCCTCCCCGTCTCCGGTCCTGCACCGCTCACCACCACCTATGATGTCTTTGGCATTACGCTCAAAGATGCTGGCAGCTACAATATCGCGGTTGAAGGCAGCAATGACAAAACGGTGAGCAATTCCGGTGAGCTGGGCGTGGTGCAGGACAACCTGACTCCGCTGGTGCTCAGTGCTCCTGTGGCAGGCTCGGTGAACATCAAGGTGGTCGCCGCCGGCAATCTGCTGACCTACCAGTGGAGAAGAAACGGCGTGCCGCTGAATAACGACTCCAGAATATCGGGTGCCCAGAGCAAGACATTGGTGATCAGGGGCCTGGTAACGGGAGATACCGCCCTTTACACGTGTGAGGTGAGCAACCCCGGCGGCAGCCGCATCGGCGGGACCACCCAGGTGAATGTCTTCACCCAAGCGCCAGCGATTCTGGATCTCCAGGGCATGCCCGACGGTGTCGTGGGCGGCTCCTATTATCACAAAGTAAAAATTGACACGGATCCGCTTAAAACTCCACAATCCTATTCAGCCAAGGGACTGCCTCCAGGATTGAAGATGAACGGCAAGACAGGAGAGATCACAGGCCGTCCGTTAAAAAGCGGCTCCTATTCGGCCATTCTGATTACGGCCCGGAACCTGGCAGGGACATCCACGTCGCCGCCACAGATCGTGACCATCGAAAATTTCCCGGAAGGTCTGGATGGTGTGTATTCGGCGACGGTGGAGCGTAACAGCCTGATCAACGGCGATCTGGGCGGACGGTTGGACCTGACCCTGAACAGCAAAGGCACCTTCACCGGCAAACTCATCATGGGCGGCAACAGCATCCCGGTCAAGGGAGGCATGAACATCCTCCGTGCATCCGAAAACACCCGTCCGTCTGCTGAGGTGGACCTGAAACCGTCCGCCAAGAGCGGGCTTCCGGCCATGACGCTTAACCTGGAGTTTGACATCCTGAGCGGTCAGCTGACCAACCTTGGAGGGATCACCAACACCCTGACTGCCGGTGCCGAAACGGCATTGGTCACGGGTTGGAAGAAGGTGGAAAAACTGAGGGCCCCCGTCTATACGGGCTCCTACACCATGGCCATGGAGCTGGTTGATCCCCTGCTCACCCAGGTGCCTCCGGGCTGGAGCTTTGCCTCATTCAAAGTGAGCAAGGACGGCAAGCTGAAGTTCGTCGGCCGCACGGCAGACGGGGAGAAAATTACCAGTGCCTCGATTGTCAGCAATACAGGCCAGGTCGTTTTCTACCAGCCGCTCTACACCAAAATCAGAGGATCCATGATGGGGGACATCGCCATTAATGACACTCTTAATTCAGACCCGACTGACAACTTGATCACAGGTTCCATGGACTGGGTGCGCCCGCCCAATACTTCCACCAAATCACGCGCTTACCAGGACGGATTCGGGCTGGAGGGCACGCCTGTGACCACACCGGTGGAACTCGACGCTGTCGGCTCAGGTTATGCCAAACCTGAGGGCTTGATCTTTGGAATTACCGAGGCACCTCCAATCACGCTTGATCTGCTCTTCAGCGGTGCAGGCATCGGCACACAGGCCAACACCACCGTGACGCTGGGTGAGAAGAACAAGATCACTCAGACCAGCAAGATCGCGAAGCTGAAGCTGAATGCATCCAAGGGTCTCTTCACCGGCACGCTGTCGCTGGAAGACGGACGCAAGTCCAGCTTCCTGGGGGCGCTGATCAACGACGGGAGCGAGCAGTTTGGTGCCGGCTACTTCATGCTGCCCCAAATTCCGACGGGGGATCAAACGGCCAAGACGAGCCCGATTCTCGGCGGCACGGTTGAGCTGAGCGAGGAAGAGGATGCGCCTCCTCCCTGAAGTGTAACAGTCCAAGACTGAATGCAATGGCACGGGGAGAAATCCCCGTGCCTTTTTTATTGGTCCGGTCCCTGGATGCGCTGATTGCGCTCACAAAAGCAATCGCTTTTCAATTTCGCCTTTTTAATGTCTGCCCTTCTAACCTGACCATGCCCTGATGAGCGGGGTTCAGTCTGCTTTTTATCCTGTTTTATTTTTTTATGATCCGCGTTCGTTTTGCTCCCTCTCCCACCGGTGACCTTCATGTCGGCGGTGCCCGCACGGCATTGTTCAACTGGCTCTATGCCCGCAAGAATGGCGGGACTTTTATCCTGCGGATTGAGGACACGGACGGTGCCCGCAATACGGAGGAGGCCTCCGCCGGCATCTTGAAAGGCCTGAAATGGCTGGGACTGGACTGGGATGAGGGTCCTGAAAAGGGGGGCGATTACGGCCCCTATTATCAGAGCCAGCGCAAAGACATTTATGACGCCTATCTGGCCAGGCTGGAGGCGGCGGGCCGCACCTATGTGGAGGAAAATGGAGCGGTGAGATTTAAGTTCAGCCGCACGGCCATCACCGTCCATGACATGGTGTGCGGAGATGTGACCTTTGCCCCGACCGAGGAGCCGGACATGACCGTGCGTCGGCCAGACGGCAGCTACATCTTTCACTTTGTGAACGTGGTGGATGACATTGAAATGAAGATGACCCATGTGTTTCGCGGCGAGGACCATCTCTCCAACACCTGGAAGCACATTGACCTCTTCAATGCCTTTGGGGCCACCCCGCCCACGTATGCGCACATCCCGCTCATCCTTAACAGTGACAGCTCCAAGATGAGCAAACGGGATGCGGGCAGCGCCATCGAGAGCAGCTACATGAACGGTGGGTTCCTTCCGGATGCCGTTTTCAACTACCTCTGCCTCCTGGGCTGGACGCCCCGCACGGAAGCTGAAGTTCTGGACCGTCAAGCTCTCACCGCCTTGTTTGAGCCTGGTGAAATCCACAGCTCCAATGCCCGGTTTGACATGCAGAAGTGCAGTTGGTTCAACGCGCAGTATCTGCGCGCCCTGAGTCCGGAAGCCTTGTTTAATGCAGCCCGTCCGTTTTTGGACCAGGCCGGCCTGGACATCCGTGGTGAGGCCATGGCCGCCGCTGCGGTTTACAGTGTGAAGGAAAAGGTGAGCCTGCTGACGGAGATCCCGGCCTGGGTACATTACTTCTTCCGCGAAGACTACCCTTATGAAGATGAAGTCGTCACGAAACTGAAGGCCAAGCCGGAAAACACGGCCCTGCTGGAAGCTGCGATGACCACCTTTGCCGCCTTTCCCGACTGGACGGAGACTGCGGTGCACACGGCCATCGAGGAAGCCGCCAAAAAGGCTGCCGTCAAACCCGGTGCCCTGATGCCACTGCTGCGCTTTGCCCTCAGCGGCCAGTCACGCGGTCCGGGTGTCAGCACGATTGCCTTTTTGATTGGAAAAGAAAGCACGGTGCAGAGAATCCAGCGCACCCTGGCTCTTTGAGGCAAAGCCATGCGCCTGCACGCCATCACTCTCCGCAATTACCGCCGCCACCAGGAGCTGCGGGTGGAGCTGGATGCGGAGCGGACTTTGATCGGCGGGGCGAATGAATCCGGCAAAAGCACTTTGGTGGAAGCCGTGCACCGGGCGCTTTTTTTAAAGGCCAAAGGGAACTCTGAGGTGCACCGGCGGATGACCTCCCTTACGTATGCGGGGAAGCCGGAGGTGGAGGTGGAATTTGAGGCGGGAGCGAAGCGGTACCATCTGGTGAAGTGCTTTAAAGGAGCCAGTGGGACGGTGCGGCTGACGGAGGCCGGAGGCGGAAGCTGGCAGGGGGATGAGGCGGAGGAAAGGCTGGCGCAACTGCTGAAAATAGGGGCTGGAGGCCGCAAGCCGCAGGAGCAGTGGGGGCACCTGTGGGTGTGGCAGGGCAGCTCCGCCCATGACCCGCTGACGCAGGCGGAGGCGGAGCGGGACAGCCTGGTGCAGCGCCTGCAATCCCAGGGCGGGGCAGCGGTGATCCAGTCCGCATTGGATACGAAGGTGGCGGGATATTTTGCAGCGCAGGTGGAGGCTGTTTTTCACAAGACCAGCGGAGAAGCAAAGAAAGGATCTGACTACGGCCAGGCCATCCAGGCGGAAAAGGAGGCCAAGGAGGTGGAGGAGCGGGCTCGCGGTGTGCTGGAGAACCTGCAGCAGGCAGTGATGCAGCATGAGCAGGCCAGCCGCCAGATGGAGGAGGCGGAGGAGGCGCTGAAAATGATGGAGGGCCAGCGCGTGGCGCTGGAGGAGAGGGCGGTCCAGGTGGCCGGGCTGAAGCGCGAGGAGGAAAACCAGGCGCGGCTGGCGGAGGAGGCGCGGCGGGCGTATGAGGAGCGGCTTCTCGCCGAACAAAAAGTATCGGAATTGAGGTCGGCACTGGCAGCCAAACAAGCGGCTGCGGCCCCGCAGCGGGAGGACCTGGGGCGTTTTGAAACCCGGCTGGCGGAGGCGCAAAGAGAGGCGGCGGAAGCGGAGGAAAAGTACGTGGAAGCAGAGACACGGCACCGCTCAGCGCGCAGTCTTGCGGAGCTGGCGCAGGCGCTGGCCACTGTGGAGGAAAAGATCCGTGGTCATGACCGCCTGCGGGAAAGGGACAGGCAGATGCAAGCGCTGACGGCGCAAAAAACAAATCTGGAAACGCAGCTGGCGGCACTGCCGCCGGTGGATGCGGGGGCGGTAAAGCAACTGCAGGATCTGGAAAAGGCGCTGGGCCAGGCGCAGGCGGTCCTGGACAGTGTGGCGACGGGCATTGAAGTGCTGACCTCCGATGCAGACATCCGCCTGGGACAGGAGGCTCTTGCAACAGGAGAGAAACGCACGCTCACGGCGGAAACAGAACTGCGCATCGGTGGCAGCCGGCTGCGCATCCTGCCGGGCGGGGGGACATCGCTGGCCCAGGCGCGGAAGAAGGAGCTGGATACGCGGCGGGTGATGGAGGATGCCTTTGCCAGGCTGGGCTTGAAGTCGCTGGAAGAAGCAGGCGAGGTGCTGGCGCGGCGGGGGCAGGTGCAGGGTGAAATCAAAGCCAGGCTCGCAGAGCTGAAGGGGCTGGGGGCTGAAAAGATTCCTGCCGAGCTGAAGGCGGCCAGCCGTGAACTGGCTGCGGCCAGGGCAGAAGCGGAACGGCGCCGTGAAACCTGCGAAGAGTCCTCCCCTGCCCTGGCGGAGGCGCAAAAGATCCTGGCGGAGGCAGAGCGTGACCAGCAGGCCAGCCGTATGCAGAGGGACCAGTGTGCCGCTGCTCTGAAAAAAGCGGAAGCCGCTCTCACTGCCCAGGCGGAATCCATGCGGAAAACGGAGCAGGAAATGATGGAACTGGAGATCCATCTGAAAGTGCTGCTGGAGCGTGAAGGCGATGATGCGGCGCGTGCGCTGGCTGTGCAGCAAAGGCTGGCACAGAAGACGTCTGCGGAAGCGGCGCTGGCCGGGACGCGGCAGGCGCTGGAGAAACTGCAACCGCAATTCCTGGATGCGGAGCAGGCGCAATATGACCGGGCATGGAAGGCCCAGAGCGACAAGAAAAGCAGTGCGCATGAAAAACGCATCGCAGCAGCGGCGATGCTGCGCAGTGATGGCAGCAATGACCCGGAAGCTGCGCTGGCGCTGGCGTGCGCACGCAGCCAGGCGGCTCAGGCCCACCGTGAAGCGGCGGGCCGGCAGGCCGAGGCCCTGCGCCGGGTTCACCAGCTCATCCTGGAGGAACAGCAGAAGCTGGCGGACCAGTTTACCCGTCCCCTGGCAGACAGGGTGGAGGGGTATTTGCAACGTTTGTTCGGCCCGGATGTGCTGGTGCAAGTGAGCCTGCAGGGGAATGCTTTTGAAAAGCTGACCGTGAGCCGGGCAGGGCAAAGCGCGTTCGACTTTGACAGCCTGAGCAACGGCGCGAAAGAGCAGGTGGCGGCGGCCTTCCGGCTGGCGCTGGCGGAGATCCTGGCGGAGGCGCATGACGGGTGCCTGCCGGTGGTCTTTGACGATGCCTTTGCCCACTCGGACCCGGACCGTGTGCAGCATCTGCAAAGGATGCTGGACCTGGCTGCCACTCGGGGCCTGCAGATCATTTTGCTGACCTGCACGCCTGCGGATTATGCGATGCTAGGGGCCAAGGAAATAAGACTTTGACTGGCGGCGTTTTACCTCCCGGCTTTTCATGTGGGGCGCTTCATGCCACCCTGCGGACATGACACGGCTCCAGGCGCTTTTGAGCGACGTTTATTCACGGTTCAGACCGGCGGCTTCCTACCGCGTGGTGCGCTGGCTTTTCCCCAGGCTGCTGGCGGGGATATACGTGATCGCCTTTTTATCCTGGGAGGTGCAGCTGGACGGGCTGTGCGGTGAGGAGGGCATCCTGCCCACGGGGCGGCTGATGGAAAACATCCAAAAGTATGAGGAGGTGGAAGAGACCTCGCTGTTCTGGAGCTATCCGTCCCTTTACCACTGGCAGTACAGTGACGCGCTGGCGCATGGGCTCTGCTGGGCGGGGGTCTGCCTGTCGCTGCTGGTGATAGCGGGGGTGCTCCAGGGGCCGCTGCTGCTGGCGCTGTGGTTTGGCTACCTGTCCATCGCCAGCACCGGGGAAATTTTCATGGGCTATCAATGGGATGCACTGCTGCTGGAGGCGGGCCTTCTCGCGGTGCTGCTGGCCCCCTGGCGGTGGTGGACGTGGCGCCTCCCGGCACGACATTCTTCCCCACCCAAAGGGTCGGTGTTTCTGCTGCATTTTCTGCTCTTCCGGCTGATGTTTTTATCGGGGTATGTGAAGATCGCCGGAGGCGACAATGTGTGGGAGGACATGAGTGCGCTGCGCTATCATTTTGAAACGCAGCCGCTGCCGAACATGCTGGCCTGGTGGATGCACCAGCTGCCGGACTGGGCGCTGGCGTGGAGCTGCCGGGGAATGTACGGGATCGAGCTTCTGCTGCCCTTTGCCATCTTCCTGGGCCGCTGGGGGAGGATGAGTGCGTGTGCCGGATTCAGCCTTCTGATGGTGGCGATATTTGCGACGGGGAATTACAATTTCTTCAACCTGCTGACGGTGGCACTGGCGCTGGCCTTGCTGGATGATTCCTGGTGGCCGCAAAGCTTGAAAAGACGGCTGGTGAAGGAGAGCCGAGGTGAGGCGGAGCCGCGCTGGCACTGGCGGCACTGGCCGGCGATGCTGGTCGCGGGACCGGCCCTGCTGCTGAGCCTGCTGGCGGCAGACGGATTCCTGGCCGGGCGCATCCCTGGCTGGAAGGCGAAGCTGCCGGTGGAATGGCAGGCATCGCTTTATGCGCCGGTGCAGGGTCTGCGCAGCTTCAATGCGTATGGACTTTTTCAGGACATGACGGAGGAGCGGCCGGAAATCGTCATTGAGGTAAGTGATGACGGCTACCGGTGGCTGGAGCTGGAGTTCCCATGGAAACCGGGTGACTTGAAGCGGCGGCCTGGGCAGGTGGCGCCACACCAGCCACGGCTGGACTGGCAGATGTGGTTCGCAGCCTTGTATCCCGGTTTTCAGCCCAACCGGGATGCGCAGCCGGGATCGCCATTGTTTTGGTTTGGAGAATTCCTGGGAGGTCTGGCACAGGGAAAACAGCCGGTTTGGGATCTGATGGAGCCGCCGCCCATGCCGATGGACGACATTCGTGAGATCCGCGCCGTGCTGTATCAATACCGTTTTACGGACATGGCCACACGGCTGCAAACCGGGGAATGGTGGACACGGGAGTGGAAGGGCGGGTATTCGCCCATCTTCAAAATCACGCCTCCGGCCCAGCGCGAAGCAGCGGCGGAATCCGGGCAGGATGCACCATAGGTAAATCTGGACTTTGTCCCAGCAGCGGATTGAGTGAACCCATGTCGCCCATGCCCAACCCTGACTCCCCTGCCCCCCTGCCGCGCACCCTGATTGTGATGGGTGTGAGCGGCTGCGGAAAGACCCTCATTGGCAACCTGCTGGCGGAACGGCTGGGCGGTGTGTGCGAGGATGCGGATGATTTTCATTCAGCGGCCAACAAGCAGAAGATGGGGGCGGGCATCCCGCTGACGGATGAGGACCGCTGGCCATGGTATGCAGCCTTGCGGGCACGGATTGAGGAGATGCGGGAACAGACGCCGCTTTATATCCTGGCCTGCTCGGCGCTGAAGGAGATCTACCGGGAGAAGCTGCGGGCGGATGATGCGGCGTCCGACATGATCTTTGTGCATCTGAAGGGTCCCAAGGAAGTGATTTTTTCCCGCATGGCGAAACGGGAGGGCCACTACATGCCGGTGACGCTGCTGGACAGCCAGTTTGCGATTTTGGAGGAGTCTGCGGATCTTTGGAATGTGTCACTGGAGCAGACTCCTGAGGAGATTGTGGAGGAAGTGGTGAAGCGCCTGGGAAGGGCCTGAGATTATGCAAACGACGAGGCGCTGGCATCAAAGTCTCGCGGCGCGATACGGCGTGGTGATGGTGGGGTTTGTAGCGGTGGGATCGCTGCTATTGGTAACCTGGCTTGGGCATCACCAGCAGGAAGAAGCGCGCCGGGTGTTTGTGACCGTCTCACAAAATGATGTGGATTTTGTGAAGCGCCTGAACCTGCCGCGCAGTGCCAAACTGGCGGCAGATTTGCGGCAACTTCTGCGGATGGACATCCACTTCCGCAACCGGGCCGGAGAGACGGAACCCGCGCTGCCTCCGGAGGAAGAAGAGGACCTCCGCCAAGTGACGGGAGGAACGGATATCCACCTCCTGTCATCAAGACGTGAGGCGCTGGTGATGCGGCTGGATGATGCGCATGAGATGATTTTTATCCGCGAGCCAACGGCACTGATGCTCAGCCTGTGGCATCCGGCGACGTTGTATGCGCTGATGGCTTTCTGGCTGTTTTCAGCGGTCTTTGCCTGGATCCTGGGACAGCAGGTGGTGGGTCCGGCGAGAAGGCTGACGCGAGGGCTGACAGACTTTTTTGACCCGGCCGGAAAGGAACTGCCGGAGACCCGGAGAAAGGATGAAATAGGCGAACTGGCGCGCGCGCTTACCCAGGCCAGGGATGACCTCCTCATTGAAAGGCAGCGCCGTGAGCAGTCGGAAAGACTGGCACTGCTGGGGCGGGTGGCCACCGGGCTGGCGCATGAGATCAAGAATCCGCTGGCCAGCATCCAGCTCCATGCCCAGCTCATGGACCGTGTGGATCTGGATGCGGAATCGCAGGTTTCATTGGGGCATCTGCTTGCGGAGGTACAGGTGATCGAGGGGCTGGTGAACCAGTGGCTGTATCTGGCAAGACCAGCCTCACCGAAAAAACAGCCTCTGGAGCTGATGCCCCTGGTGGACGAAACGGTGGCTATGCTGAGGCCGCAGGCGGCCCATGCCGGAGTGACGATGGAAACGGAGAGCCGGGCAGTGACAAACTCACGCTCCCTGGGCGACCGCCTGAGACTGCAGCAGGCGCTGCGAAATGTGATTCTCAATGCGATCCAGGCCATGCCTGGGGGCGGGCAACTGCGTATCTTTTTGGAGGCCCAGGCCGGTGAGAAAGAATTCAAGCTGGTCCTCGAAGATGAAGGCCGCGGATTTACGGAAGCTGCGCTCCATCACGGAACGGAGCTGTTTTTTTCCGAAAAGGAAGGTGGCATGGGCGTGGGCCTGAATGTGGCCAGAGAGATTATTTCTGCCCATGAAGGAAAGATGATGCTCAAAAATCATCCCAAAGGCGGAGCGCGGGTGGAGATCACTTTGCCGATGGTCATTTCATGACCGTGAATCATGCCCATGAACCGAGTGCTGATCATCGAAGACGAATACGCCCTGGCAGCGGCGCTGGCCTCCGTGGTGAGGCGGCTGGGGGCGGAGCCGGTGGTGGCGGCCTCGGGCCAGGGGGGACTGGACAAAGCGCGAAAGCAGAAGTTCGACGCCGTGCTGCTGGACATCGGTCTGCCGGACATGAGCGGTCTGCAGGTGCTGTCAGAGCTGCAAAAGGAGCCGGACCCACCCGCCGTGCTGGTCATCACGGCCCATGGGACGCTGGACAATGCCCTGGAAGCAAGGCGGCTGGGGGCGCATGATTACTTTTTAAAGCCGCTGAACCTGGCTGAAATCCAGCCACAACTGAGGGCGCTGCTGACCCTGCCACGGCAGGAGACGCAGGCAGAGGCTGCCGTGCCAGGCCCCGCCTCCATGACAGGCAGCACGCCGCTGATGCAGCGCGCTTTTTCTGTGATCGCCCAAGCCTGCGCCACCCAGGTGCCGGTGCTGCTGACCGGCCAGCCCGGGACTGGTAAAACGCTGGCGGCGGAGGTTATCGCCACCCGCCACGGGGGACATGCGCCCATACGTTTCCGCTGTGATGAATGGACTGCCGAACAGGCGGGAGACATGCTGGTCCAAAGCCTGGAGCGAGCCAAAGGAGGCACGTTGCTCATTGAGGAGGCAGGTTCTCTGCCGCTGCCAGTTCAGGCAGTTCTTTCCAATGCGCTGACGAAGGGTGGTGTGCGGGTGCTGGCAACCTCCTCGATGCCTCTGCTGGAAATGGTGCGTGAAGGACGTTTCCGCGAAGATCTTTATTATCAGCTCAGTGTGCTGCATGTGGCTCTGCCCGCCCTGGCGGAACGTACAGAAGACATTCCAGCTCTCGCCACAGCGATGCTGCTACGGCATGCACCCGAGCGGGAGCTGTCTCTGTCCCAGGAGGTTCTGGCGAGCTTGAAAGCTTATGCCTGGCCGGGGAATGTGCGGGAGCTGGCCACCGCCATGCAGCATGTGGCAGCCGTCTGTCCGGCACCTCCCGTGCTGCCACGCCATTTGCCGGACGTGATTGTGGCCTCCACCCATTTGGAGCAGTCACTTGACCGCGCCTTGGTGGCCTGGCTGGACC carries:
- a CDS encoding gluconokinase; amino-acid sequence: MPNPDSPAPLPRTLIVMGVSGCGKTLIGNLLAERLGGVCEDADDFHSAANKQKMGAGIPLTDEDRWPWYAALRARIEEMREQTPLYILACSALKEIYREKLRADDAASDMIFVHLKGPKEVIFSRMAKREGHYMPVTLLDSQFAILEESADLWNVSLEQTPEEIVEEVVKRLGRA
- a CDS encoding AAA family ATPase; the encoded protein is MRLHAITLRNYRRHQELRVELDAERTLIGGANESGKSTLVEAVHRALFLKAKGNSEVHRRMTSLTYAGKPEVEVEFEAGAKRYHLVKCFKGASGTVRLTEAGGGSWQGDEAEERLAQLLKIGAGGRKPQEQWGHLWVWQGSSAHDPLTQAEAERDSLVQRLQSQGGAAVIQSALDTKVAGYFAAQVEAVFHKTSGEAKKGSDYGQAIQAEKEAKEVEERARGVLENLQQAVMQHEQASRQMEEAEEALKMMEGQRVALEERAVQVAGLKREEENQARLAEEARRAYEERLLAEQKVSELRSALAAKQAAAAPQREDLGRFETRLAEAQREAAEAEEKYVEAETRHRSARSLAELAQALATVEEKIRGHDRLRERDRQMQALTAQKTNLETQLAALPPVDAGAVKQLQDLEKALGQAQAVLDSVATGIEVLTSDADIRLGQEALATGEKRTLTAETELRIGGSRLRILPGGGTSLAQARKKELDTRRVMEDAFARLGLKSLEEAGEVLARRGQVQGEIKARLAELKGLGAEKIPAELKAASRELAAARAEAERRRETCEESSPALAEAQKILAEAERDQQASRMQRDQCAAALKKAEAALTAQAESMRKTEQEMMELEIHLKVLLEREGDDAARALAVQQRLAQKTSAEAALAGTRQALEKLQPQFLDAEQAQYDRAWKAQSDKKSSAHEKRIAAAAMLRSDGSNDPEAALALACARSQAAQAHREAAGRQAEALRRVHQLILEEQQKLADQFTRPLADRVEGYLQRLFGPDVLVQVSLQGNAFEKLTVSRAGQSAFDFDSLSNGAKEQVAAAFRLALAEILAEAHDGCLPVVFDDAFAHSDPDRVQHLQRMLDLAATRGLQIILLTCTPADYAMLGAKEIRL
- a CDS encoding response regulator, with the protein product MNRVLIIEDEYALAAALASVVRRLGAEPVVAASGQGGLDKARKQKFDAVLLDIGLPDMSGLQVLSELQKEPDPPAVLVITAHGTLDNALEARRLGAHDYFLKPLNLAEIQPQLRALLTLPRQETQAEAAVPGPASMTGSTPLMQRAFSVIAQACATQVPVLLTGQPGTGKTLAAEVIATRHGGHAPIRFRCDEWTAEQAGDMLVQSLERAKGGTLLIEEAGSLPLPVQAVLSNALTKGGVRVLATSSMPLLEMVREGRFREDLYYQLSVLHVALPALAERTEDIPALATAMLLRHAPERELSLSQEVLASLKAYAWPGNVRELATAMQHVAAVCPAPPVLPRHLPDVIVASTHLEQSLDRALVAWLDQKLTCEERAMPEYDTLLAAVEKLLLGELLTRFDDKPTRMAAALNMNRATLRRKLRELLGRE
- a CDS encoding ATP-binding protein, which encodes MQTTRRWHQSLAARYGVVMVGFVAVGSLLLVTWLGHHQQEEARRVFVTVSQNDVDFVKRLNLPRSAKLAADLRQLLRMDIHFRNRAGETEPALPPEEEEDLRQVTGGTDIHLLSSRREALVMRLDDAHEMIFIREPTALMLSLWHPATLYALMAFWLFSAVFAWILGQQVVGPARRLTRGLTDFFDPAGKELPETRRKDEIGELARALTQARDDLLIERQRREQSERLALLGRVATGLAHEIKNPLASIQLHAQLMDRVDLDAESQVSLGHLLAEVQVIEGLVNQWLYLARPASPKKQPLELMPLVDETVAMLRPQAAHAGVTMETESRAVTNSRSLGDRLRLQQALRNVILNAIQAMPGGGQLRIFLEAQAGEKEFKLVLEDEGRGFTEAALHHGTELFFSEKEGGMGVGLNVAREIISAHEGKMMLKNHPKGGARVEITLPMVIS
- a CDS encoding lipase maturation factor family protein, giving the protein MTRLQALLSDVYSRFRPAASYRVVRWLFPRLLAGIYVIAFLSWEVQLDGLCGEEGILPTGRLMENIQKYEEVEETSLFWSYPSLYHWQYSDALAHGLCWAGVCLSLLVIAGVLQGPLLLALWFGYLSIASTGEIFMGYQWDALLLEAGLLAVLLAPWRWWTWRLPARHSSPPKGSVFLLHFLLFRLMFLSGYVKIAGGDNVWEDMSALRYHFETQPLPNMLAWWMHQLPDWALAWSCRGMYGIELLLPFAIFLGRWGRMSACAGFSLLMVAIFATGNYNFFNLLTVALALALLDDSWWPQSLKRRLVKESRGEAEPRWHWRHWPAMLVAGPALLLSLLAADGFLAGRIPGWKAKLPVEWQASLYAPVQGLRSFNAYGLFQDMTEERPEIVIEVSDDGYRWLELEFPWKPGDLKRRPGQVAPHQPRLDWQMWFAALYPGFQPNRDAQPGSPLFWFGEFLGGLAQGKQPVWDLMEPPPMPMDDIREIRAVLYQYRFTDMATRLQTGEWWTREWKGGYSPIFKITPPAQREAAAESGQDAP